A single window of Loxodonta africana isolate mLoxAfr1 chromosome 10, mLoxAfr1.hap2, whole genome shotgun sequence DNA harbors:
- the LOC100663272 gene encoding olfactory receptor 4E1 — MIDIGVKCWASCWFLFVCSSNSRQKCPTKKMEEALLLNQSLVTHFHLKGLSVNQKVQISVFAIFLIFYVLILIGNILIVITIIYDHQLHTPMYFFLSNLSFIDICHSTVTIPKMLVDTWSEKKLISFDACVTQMFFLHLFACTEIFLLTVMAYDRYVAICKPLQYMTVMNWKVCVLLAVAVWSGGTIHSIALTSLTIKLPYCGPDEIDNFFCDVPQMIKLACTDTHIIEILVISNSGLISVVCFVVLVVSYAVILVSLRQQISEGRRKALSTCAAHLTVVTLFLGHCVFIYSRPSTSIPEDKVVSVFFTVVTPLLNPIIYTLRNEDMKNALNKLMGKKERKGEK; from the coding sequence ATGATTGATATAGGTGTTAAGTGTTGGGCTTcttgttggtttttgtttgtttgttcttctaattCTAGACAGAAGTGTCcaacaaagaaaatggaagaggCTCTCCTACTCAATCAATCTTTAGTGACACACTTTCACCTTAAAGGCTTATCTGTGAATCAGAAGGTACAGATATCTGTGTTTGCCATATTCCTCATTTTCTATGTCCTGATACTAATTGGGAATATACTCATTGTCATAACAATTATCTATGACCACCAGCTCCATACCCCCATGTATTTCTTTCTCAGCAACCTGTCCTTTATTGACATCTGCCACTCCACTGTCACCATCCCCAAGATGCTGGTGGACACCTGGTCAGAGAAGAAGCTCATCTCCTTTGATGCCTGCGTGACCCAGATGTTCTTCCTTCACCTATTTGCTTGCACAGAGATCTTTCTCCTCACTGTCATGGCCTATGACCGGTATGTGGCCATTTGCAAACCCCTGCAGTACATGACAGTGATGAACTGGAAGGTATGTGTGCTGTTGGCTGTGGCTGTCTGGTCAGGGGGGACCATCCACTCCATAGCCCTGACCTCCCTCACCATCAAGCTGCCCTACTGTGGTCCTGATGAGATTGACAACTTCTTCTGCGATGTCCCACAGATGATCAAACTGGCCTGCACGGATACCCACATCATCGAAATTCTTGTCATCTCCAACAGCGGGCTGATCTCTGTGGTCTGTTTTGTGGTGCTCGTGGTGTCCTATGCAGTCATCCTGGTGAGTCTGAGGCAGCAGATCTCCGAAGGCAGGCGGAAGGCCCTCTCCACCTGCGCAGCCCACCTCACTGTCGTCACACTGTTCCTGGGGCACTGCGTCTTCATCTATTCCCGCCCATCCACCAGCATCCCGGAGGACAAGGTGGTGTCAGTGTTTTTCACTGTTGTCACCCCTCTGCTGAACCCCATCATCTATACCCTTAGGAATGAAGACATGAAAAATGCCTTGAACAAGTTAatggggaagaaggaaagaaaaggagaaaaatga
- the LOC100663841 gene encoding olfactory receptor 4E2 — MNFRKEGDTCTIKAKLTFIFSPKVFWKAHWMDSLNQTRVAEFVFWGLTDNWVLEIIFFMAFSVTYVLTLLGNILIILTIIFTSYLQTPMYFFLSNLSFIDICHSSVTVPKMLEGFLLERKTISFDNCIAQLFFLHLFACAEIFLLTIMAYDRYVAICSPLHYPNVMNMRVCVQLVFALWLGGTIHSLVQAFLTIHLPYCGPNIIDSYFCDVPPVIKLACTDTYLTGMLIVSNSGTISLTCFLALVTSYTVILISLQKQSAEGRWKALSTCSAHFMVVALFFGPCIFIYTRPGTSYSIDKVVSVFYTVVTPLLNPLIYTLRNEEVKSAMKQLRQRQVVFMKSYT, encoded by the coding sequence ATGAACTTTCGAAAAGAAGGGGATACCTGTACTATTAAAGCTAAATTAActttcattttttcccccaaggTCTTTTGGAAAGCTCATTGGATGGACTCACTAAATCAAACAAGAGTGGCTGAATTTGTCTTCTGGGGTCTTACTGATAACTGGGTGCTGGAGATAATATTTTTCATGGCATTCTCAGTCACTTATGTGCTAACTCTTTTGGGGAACATTCTCATCATCCTTACAATAATTTTTACTTCATATCTTCAAacccccatgtatttcttcctgagCAATCTCTCCTTTATTGATATCTGCCACTCATCTGTCACTGTGCCCAAGATGCTGGAGGGCTTTCTTTTAGAGAGAAAGACCATTTCCTTTGACAACTGCATTGCACAACTCTTCTTCCTACATCTTTTTGCCTGTGCTGAGATCTTTCTGCTGACCATTATGGCCTATGATCGTTATGTAGCCATCTGCAGTCCATTACACTACCCCAATGTGATGAACATGAGGGTCTGTGTACAGCTTGTTTTTGCTCTCTGGTTGGGGGGTACTATTCATTCCCTGGTGCAGGCCTTCTTGACCATTCATCTACCTTACTGTGGCCCCAACATTATTGATAGCTACTTCTGTGATGTGCCTCCTGTCATCAAACTGGCCTGCACAGACACATACCTCACAGGAATGCTAATTGTGTCCAACAGTGGAACCATCTCCCTAACCTGTTTCCTGGCCTTGGTCACCTCCTACACAGTCATCCTGATTTCCCTTCAAAAACAGTCAGCTGAAGGGCGCTGGAAGGCCCTGTCCACCTGCTCAGCCCACTTCATGGTGGTTGCCCTCTTTTTTGGGCCATGTATCTTCATCTACACGCGACCAGGTACCAGCTACTCCATTGACAAGGTGGTGTCTGTTTTCTACACAGTGGTTACACCTTTGCTGAATCCCCTCATTTACACCTTGAGGAATGAGGAGGTAAAAAGTGCCATGAAGCAGCTCAGACAGAGACAAGTTGTTTTCATGAAATCTTACACATGA